One genomic window of Eptesicus fuscus isolate TK198812 chromosome 6, DD_ASM_mEF_20220401, whole genome shotgun sequence includes the following:
- the NOCT gene encoding nocturnin isoform X2, which produces MPNRQCAACTAPHPFSLQDPRKACSMGNGTSRLYSALAKTLNSSTASQHPEYLESPDPEHLEPIDPKELLEECRAVLHSRPPRFQRDFVDLKTDCPSSHPPIRVMQWNILAQALGEGKDNFAQCPVEALKWEERKCLILEEILAYQPDILCLQEVDHYFDTFQPLLSRLGYRGTFFPKPWSPCLDVEHNNGPDGCALFFLQNRFKLVHSTNIRLTAMALKTNQVAIVQTLECKESSRQVCIAVTHLKARSGWEQFRSAQGCDLLRNLQNITQGAQIPLIVCGDFNAEPTEDVYKHFASSSLNLSSAYKLLSPDGQSEPPYTSWKIRTSGEYRHTLDYIWYSKHSLSVRSALDLLTEEQIGASRLPSFNYPSDHLSLVCDFCFNKEPDGLS; this is translated from the exons ATGCCCAACAGGCAGTGTGCCGCCTGCACGGCTCCTCACCCTTTCTCCCTCCAGGATCCCAGGAAAG CCTGTTCCATGGGAAACGGCACGAGCAGACTCTATAGTGCTCTCGCCAAGACACTGAACAGCAGCActgcctcccagcacccagaataTTTGGAGTCACCTGACCCAGAACATCTGGAGCCCATTGATCCTAAAGAGCTCCTCGAGGAATGCAGGGCAGTCCTGCACAGTCGACCTCCCCGGTTCCAGAGGGACTTTGTGGATCTGAAGACAGATTGCCCCAGTAGCCACCCACCTATAAGGGTCATGCAGTGGAACATCCTCGCTCAAG CTCTCGGGGAAGGCAAAGACAACTTCGCACAGTGCCCCGTGGAAGCACTCAAGTGGGAAGAGCGGAAGTGTCTCATCCTAGAAGAAATCCTAGCCTACCAGCCTGACATCTTGTGTCTCCAAGAGGTGGACCACTATTTTGACACCTTCCAACCACTCCTCAGCAGACTGGGCTATCGAGGCACATTTTTCCCCAAGCCCTGGTCACCTTGTCTAGATGTAGAGCATAACAATGGACCAGATGGCTGTGCCTTGTTTTTCCTCCAGAACCGATTCAAGTTAGTCCACAGTACCAACATCAGGCTGACGGCCATGGCCTTGAAAACCAACCAGGTGGCCATTGTACAGACCCTAGAGTGCAAGGAGTCCAGTCGACAGGTCTGCATCGCCGTCACCCACTTAAAAGCACGATCTGGCTGGGAGCAGTTTCGATCAGCTCAAGGCTGTGACCTTCTTCGGAACCTGCAGAACATCACCCAGGGAGCCCAGATTCCCCTTATTGTTTGTGGGGACTTCAACGCAGAGCCTACAGAGGATGTCTACAAACATTTTGCTTCCTCCAGCCTCAACCTGAGTAGCGCCTACAAGCTGCTGAGTCCAGATGGGCAGTCAGAACCTCCGTATACTTCCTGGAAGATCCGGACCTCAGGGGAGTACCGGCACACCCTGGACTATATCTGGTATTCTAAACACTCTCTGAGTGTGAGGTCAGCTCTGGATTTGCTCACTGAAGAACAGATTGGAGCCAGCCGGCTCCCATCCTTCAATTATCCTTCAGACCACCTGTCTCTAGTGTGTGACTTCTGCTTTAATAAGGAACCTGATGGACTTTCATAA
- the NOCT gene encoding nocturnin isoform X3, which yields MGNGTSRLYSALAKTLNSSTASQHPEYLESPDPEHLEPIDPKELLEECRAVLHSRPPRFQRDFVDLKTDCPSSHPPIRVMQWNILAQALGEGKDNFAQCPVEALKWEERKCLILEEILAYQPDILCLQEVDHYFDTFQPLLSRLGYRGTFFPKPWSPCLDVEHNNGPDGCALFFLQNRFKLVHSTNIRLTAMALKTNQVAIVQTLECKESSRQVCIAVTHLKARSGWEQFRSAQGCDLLRNLQNITQGAQIPLIVCGDFNAEPTEDVYKHFASSSLNLSSAYKLLSPDGQSEPPYTSWKIRTSGEYRHTLDYIWYSKHSLSVRSALDLLTEEQIGASRLPSFNYPSDHLSLVCDFCFNKEPDGLS from the exons ATGGGAAACGGCACGAGCAGACTCTATAGTGCTCTCGCCAAGACACTGAACAGCAGCActgcctcccagcacccagaataTTTGGAGTCACCTGACCCAGAACATCTGGAGCCCATTGATCCTAAAGAGCTCCTCGAGGAATGCAGGGCAGTCCTGCACAGTCGACCTCCCCGGTTCCAGAGGGACTTTGTGGATCTGAAGACAGATTGCCCCAGTAGCCACCCACCTATAAGGGTCATGCAGTGGAACATCCTCGCTCAAG CTCTCGGGGAAGGCAAAGACAACTTCGCACAGTGCCCCGTGGAAGCACTCAAGTGGGAAGAGCGGAAGTGTCTCATCCTAGAAGAAATCCTAGCCTACCAGCCTGACATCTTGTGTCTCCAAGAGGTGGACCACTATTTTGACACCTTCCAACCACTCCTCAGCAGACTGGGCTATCGAGGCACATTTTTCCCCAAGCCCTGGTCACCTTGTCTAGATGTAGAGCATAACAATGGACCAGATGGCTGTGCCTTGTTTTTCCTCCAGAACCGATTCAAGTTAGTCCACAGTACCAACATCAGGCTGACGGCCATGGCCTTGAAAACCAACCAGGTGGCCATTGTACAGACCCTAGAGTGCAAGGAGTCCAGTCGACAGGTCTGCATCGCCGTCACCCACTTAAAAGCACGATCTGGCTGGGAGCAGTTTCGATCAGCTCAAGGCTGTGACCTTCTTCGGAACCTGCAGAACATCACCCAGGGAGCCCAGATTCCCCTTATTGTTTGTGGGGACTTCAACGCAGAGCCTACAGAGGATGTCTACAAACATTTTGCTTCCTCCAGCCTCAACCTGAGTAGCGCCTACAAGCTGCTGAGTCCAGATGGGCAGTCAGAACCTCCGTATACTTCCTGGAAGATCCGGACCTCAGGGGAGTACCGGCACACCCTGGACTATATCTGGTATTCTAAACACTCTCTGAGTGTGAGGTCAGCTCTGGATTTGCTCACTGAAGAACAGATTGGAGCCAGCCGGCTCCCATCCTTCAATTATCCTTCAGACCACCTGTCTCTAGTGTGTGACTTCTGCTTTAATAAGGAACCTGATGGACTTTCATAA
- the NOCT gene encoding nocturnin isoform X1, whose product MYQSPRRLCSALLHRDATGLRRRPGPGPGPRGQSFPRAAAPGPASPRLLVAASGAATLCARTACSMGNGTSRLYSALAKTLNSSTASQHPEYLESPDPEHLEPIDPKELLEECRAVLHSRPPRFQRDFVDLKTDCPSSHPPIRVMQWNILAQALGEGKDNFAQCPVEALKWEERKCLILEEILAYQPDILCLQEVDHYFDTFQPLLSRLGYRGTFFPKPWSPCLDVEHNNGPDGCALFFLQNRFKLVHSTNIRLTAMALKTNQVAIVQTLECKESSRQVCIAVTHLKARSGWEQFRSAQGCDLLRNLQNITQGAQIPLIVCGDFNAEPTEDVYKHFASSSLNLSSAYKLLSPDGQSEPPYTSWKIRTSGEYRHTLDYIWYSKHSLSVRSALDLLTEEQIGASRLPSFNYPSDHLSLVCDFCFNKEPDGLS is encoded by the exons ATGTATCAGAGCCCGCGGCGGCTCTGCTCCGCCCTGCTGCACAGGGACGCGACCGGCCTGCgccgccggcccggccccggccccggcccgcgcGGGCAGTCGTTCCCGCGGGCGGCCGCCCCCGGACCCGCGTCCCCCCGGCTCCTGGTGGCTGCCTCGGGCGCGGCGACGCTGTGTGCGCGAACAG CCTGTTCCATGGGAAACGGCACGAGCAGACTCTATAGTGCTCTCGCCAAGACACTGAACAGCAGCActgcctcccagcacccagaataTTTGGAGTCACCTGACCCAGAACATCTGGAGCCCATTGATCCTAAAGAGCTCCTCGAGGAATGCAGGGCAGTCCTGCACAGTCGACCTCCCCGGTTCCAGAGGGACTTTGTGGATCTGAAGACAGATTGCCCCAGTAGCCACCCACCTATAAGGGTCATGCAGTGGAACATCCTCGCTCAAG CTCTCGGGGAAGGCAAAGACAACTTCGCACAGTGCCCCGTGGAAGCACTCAAGTGGGAAGAGCGGAAGTGTCTCATCCTAGAAGAAATCCTAGCCTACCAGCCTGACATCTTGTGTCTCCAAGAGGTGGACCACTATTTTGACACCTTCCAACCACTCCTCAGCAGACTGGGCTATCGAGGCACATTTTTCCCCAAGCCCTGGTCACCTTGTCTAGATGTAGAGCATAACAATGGACCAGATGGCTGTGCCTTGTTTTTCCTCCAGAACCGATTCAAGTTAGTCCACAGTACCAACATCAGGCTGACGGCCATGGCCTTGAAAACCAACCAGGTGGCCATTGTACAGACCCTAGAGTGCAAGGAGTCCAGTCGACAGGTCTGCATCGCCGTCACCCACTTAAAAGCACGATCTGGCTGGGAGCAGTTTCGATCAGCTCAAGGCTGTGACCTTCTTCGGAACCTGCAGAACATCACCCAGGGAGCCCAGATTCCCCTTATTGTTTGTGGGGACTTCAACGCAGAGCCTACAGAGGATGTCTACAAACATTTTGCTTCCTCCAGCCTCAACCTGAGTAGCGCCTACAAGCTGCTGAGTCCAGATGGGCAGTCAGAACCTCCGTATACTTCCTGGAAGATCCGGACCTCAGGGGAGTACCGGCACACCCTGGACTATATCTGGTATTCTAAACACTCTCTGAGTGTGAGGTCAGCTCTGGATTTGCTCACTGAAGAACAGATTGGAGCCAGCCGGCTCCCATCCTTCAATTATCCTTCAGACCACCTGTCTCTAGTGTGTGACTTCTGCTTTAATAAGGAACCTGATGGACTTTCATAA